In Paenibacillus ihbetae, the following are encoded in one genomic region:
- a CDS encoding SPFH domain-containing protein — translation MAIIDVVKFEGPPDVFAWRYPNQELGTWTQLIVHESQEAILYKGGQALDSFSAGRHTLSTANIPILSNITNLPFGGKSPFTAEVWFINKMRSLDVKWGTSAPIQLQDPKYHIIVSVRAFGQFGVQISDPRKFLGEMVGTLPTFDQSTLVKYYRGVLMSNIKDIISSYIIFKKISVVEISAYMTEISKHIMEAIAPSFDEMGITLLNFFVDSINIPEDDPAALRIKEALAKKAEMDIIGYTYHQERTFDTLEGAAKNPGSPAGAIGSGLGIGIGMAGPVYETMTRLLRDTEVQTADGPGLKPRACTECGTLMDEHSRFCSGCGQPAHVQKPDKPARDILCTDCGHVIPRHAKFCLNCGDPYRACPSCGYDYPADAKVCAECGAQLPIPCRECSHLLDPGAKFCPNCGASHKLQCTNCNHEVKPGQKFCMECGHRIMESESGDPS, via the coding sequence ATGGCTATCATTGATGTTGTTAAATTTGAAGGCCCGCCGGATGTGTTTGCTTGGCGTTATCCCAACCAGGAGCTGGGCACCTGGACCCAACTAATCGTTCACGAATCGCAGGAGGCGATTTTATATAAGGGCGGCCAAGCCTTGGATTCCTTCTCTGCAGGCAGGCACACGCTAAGCACCGCAAACATTCCGATTTTATCGAATATCACCAATCTCCCGTTCGGAGGCAAATCTCCGTTTACGGCAGAGGTTTGGTTTATCAACAAAATGCGCTCTTTGGATGTGAAGTGGGGAACGAGCGCACCGATTCAGCTGCAGGATCCCAAATATCATATTATCGTCTCCGTGCGGGCATTTGGACAGTTCGGGGTCCAGATCAGCGATCCGAGAAAGTTTTTGGGAGAAATGGTCGGCACGCTGCCAACCTTTGATCAAAGCACCTTGGTCAAATATTATCGCGGAGTGCTTATGTCCAATATTAAGGATATTATCTCCTCGTACATCATTTTCAAAAAGATCAGCGTCGTCGAAATCAGCGCCTATATGACGGAAATATCAAAGCATATTATGGAAGCGATTGCTCCATCGTTCGATGAGATGGGGATTACGCTGCTCAATTTCTTTGTCGATTCCATCAATATTCCGGAAGATGACCCCGCTGCTCTTCGAATTAAGGAAGCATTGGCGAAGAAAGCGGAAATGGACATTATCGGCTATACCTATCATCAGGAGCGGACCTTCGATACGCTGGAAGGAGCCGCGAAGAATCCCGGGAGCCCTGCTGGGGCGATCGGCAGCGGACTGGGCATAGGGATCGGCATGGCTGGTCCGGTATACGAAACGATGACACGGCTGTTAAGAGACACCGAGGTTCAGACAGCAGACGGACCCGGACTGAAGCCAAGAGCCTGTACCGAGTGCGGGACGTTAATGGATGAGCATTCCCGGTTTTGCTCAGGCTGTGGCCAGCCTGCTCATGTGCAGAAGCCGGATAAGCCGGCCCGCGATATTTTGTGCACCGATTGCGGTCATGTGATCCCACGCCATGCGAAGTTTTGCCTGAACTGCGGTGACCCGTACAGAGCCTGCCCATCCTGCGGCTATGATTATCCGGCGGATGCCAAGGTATGCGCGGAGTGCGGTGCCCAGCTGCCGATCCCTTGCCGGGAATGCAGCCACTTGCTGGACCCGGGTGCAAAATTCTGTCCGAACTGTGGAGCAAGTCATAAGCTTCAATGCACCAACTGCAATCATGAGGTAAAGCCGGGGCAGAAGTTCTGCATGGAATGCGGGCACCGGATAATGGAAAGTGAAAGCGGTGATCCATCATGA
- a CDS encoding Spo0B domain-containing protein, giving the protein MKSWIWITAGAGLTSVLPVAWMVWKPSLAAGAVTAIWAAAASVGAAWLVLRSEKRRQQAIVRNMEHASIRMLNHHRHDWMNELQILYGYIQLGKLDKSVACVERIKERMALESKISKLGIPSLVFYLHSYRTSGNNLQLEVDIVDQVQLEGKVSPGTADRVAETIIRTVKAFQMSGKASWGETRELALTFMQQEHELIVWAQGEGDFGEPDSLRLQIEQAVQDEGVRVEQTEPGEPTYRLYLPLVT; this is encoded by the coding sequence ATGAAATCCTGGATATGGATAACGGCTGGGGCCGGTTTAACCTCAGTCTTGCCGGTAGCATGGATGGTATGGAAGCCTAGTCTCGCAGCGGGTGCCGTAACGGCAATCTGGGCTGCGGCTGCTTCGGTTGGCGCTGCATGGCTTGTGCTGCGGTCGGAGAAGCGCAGGCAGCAGGCGATCGTTCGGAATATGGAGCACGCGTCGATTCGGATGTTGAATCATCACCGACATGATTGGATGAATGAACTTCAAATTTTATACGGCTATATTCAATTAGGTAAGCTTGATAAATCCGTGGCTTGTGTGGAAAGAATAAAAGAGCGGATGGCGCTGGAGAGCAAAATATCCAAGCTGGGCATCCCTTCTCTGGTTTTTTATTTACATTCATACCGGACCTCCGGCAACAATCTGCAGCTGGAAGTTGACATTGTGGATCAAGTCCAGTTGGAAGGCAAGGTCTCGCCAGGAACGGCCGATCGGGTGGCCGAAACGATTATTCGGACGGTCAAGGCTTTCCAGATGAGCGGGAAAGCGTCATGGGGAGAAACCCGGGAGTTAGCGTTAACATTTATGCAGCAGGAGCATGAGCTGATTGTATGGGCACAGGGTGAGGGAGACTTCGGAGAACCCGACAGCTTAAGGCTTCAGATCGAACAAGCCGTACAGGACGAAGGCGTTCGGGTGGAACAGACGGAGCCGGGGGAACCCACGTACCGCTTATACCTGCCGTTAGTGACTTGA
- a CDS encoding ribosomal-processing cysteine protease Prp, which produces MITVQILRGEDGRIRSFKVEGHAGYADPGQDIVCAGVSSITVGTVNSVEALTGTVMETRMKGGFLSANLPKSADESASGQVQLLLESMVVMLQGIADSYGKYIRIQELTT; this is translated from the coding sequence GTGATTACGGTACAGATCCTGCGCGGGGAAGATGGACGAATCCGTAGCTTTAAGGTTGAGGGACATGCGGGCTATGCCGATCCCGGACAAGATATCGTGTGTGCCGGAGTATCCAGCATCACGGTGGGAACGGTCAATTCCGTCGAGGCTCTTACCGGAACCGTTATGGAGACCCGGATGAAGGGCGGCTTTCTCAGCGCGAATCTTCCGAAGAGTGCAGACGAATCTGCATCGGGTCAAGTTCAGCTGCTTCTCGAGTCGATGGTTGTCATGTTGCAGGGAATTGCCGATTCATACGGCAAATATATACGAATACAAGAACTGACTACTTAA
- the rplU gene encoding 50S ribosomal protein L21 has translation MYAIIETGGKQYKVQEGDVLFIEKLNAGDGESVTFDRVLAVSKEDGLVAGTPVVAGATVTAKVEKHGKGRKVVVYKYKPKKNYHKKQGHRQPYTKVTIEKIQA, from the coding sequence ATGTACGCTATTATCGAGACAGGCGGTAAGCAATACAAAGTTCAAGAGGGCGATGTATTGTTCATCGAGAAGCTGAATGCAGGTGACGGAGAGAGCGTGACTTTCGACCGTGTACTGGCCGTTTCCAAAGAGGACGGACTGGTAGCAGGTACCCCGGTTGTAGCCGGTGCAACTGTGACTGCGAAAGTGGAGAAGCACGGTAAAGGCCGCAAGGTCGTTGTATACAAGTACAAGCCGAAGAAGAACTACCACAAGAAGCAAGGTCATCGTCAGCCTTATACGAAAGTAACCATCGAGAAGATCCAAGCGTAA
- the obgE gene encoding GTPase ObgE, translating to MFVDKAKVYVKGGDGGDGLIAFRREKYVPEGGPAGGDGGKGGDVIFRVDEGLRTLMDFRYQKHFKAKRGEKGRNKSQHGANAENLIVRIPPGTILMDDDTGEVIGDLTRHGQQVVVARGGRGGRGNIRFATPNNPAPELAENGEEGEERYVVMELKVMADVGLVGFPSVGKSTLLSVVSAAQPKIGAYHFTTITPNLGMVEVGDGRNFVMADLPGLIEGAHEGVGLGHEFLRHVERTRVIIHVVDMAGTEGRDPFEDWEKINDEIRLYNAALMDRPQIVAANKMDMPEAEENLAVFTEKVKAIRPDIEVMPISSLTRQGIQELLYRTMDILESMPEEPTVEEVTEVAERKVYKFKAQNDNTFTITRDNEMYVVHSERIERMLKRMQMNSHDAILKLARTMRHMGVDEELRKRGATDGTIVRIGDFEFEFVEGSSYY from the coding sequence ATGTTTGTAGATAAAGCGAAAGTTTACGTAAAAGGCGGAGACGGAGGAGATGGCCTTATTGCATTCCGCCGTGAGAAGTATGTGCCTGAGGGCGGCCCTGCCGGCGGTGACGGCGGCAAAGGCGGCGATGTCATATTTCGCGTGGATGAAGGACTTCGTACGCTGATGGATTTCCGTTACCAGAAGCATTTCAAGGCCAAGCGCGGAGAAAAGGGACGGAATAAAAGCCAGCATGGCGCCAACGCTGAAAATTTGATTGTGCGCATACCGCCCGGCACGATCCTGATGGATGACGATACGGGCGAAGTAATCGGGGATCTGACCCGTCATGGGCAGCAGGTCGTCGTAGCTAGAGGCGGACGCGGCGGACGGGGAAATATCCGTTTCGCAACGCCGAACAATCCCGCGCCGGAGCTCGCTGAGAACGGCGAAGAGGGCGAAGAGCGATATGTCGTTATGGAGCTTAAGGTGATGGCCGATGTCGGTCTGGTCGGCTTCCCGAGCGTCGGCAAGTCTACGCTGCTATCGGTCGTTTCCGCCGCACAGCCTAAGATTGGAGCCTATCATTTTACGACCATCACGCCGAATCTCGGTATGGTGGAAGTGGGCGATGGCCGAAACTTCGTTATGGCCGATCTGCCCGGACTGATCGAGGGCGCCCATGAAGGCGTCGGACTCGGACATGAGTTCCTCCGGCATGTAGAGCGGACGCGCGTCATTATTCATGTGGTGGATATGGCCGGTACGGAGGGAAGGGACCCGTTCGAGGATTGGGAGAAGATCAATGATGAGATCAGGCTCTACAATGCGGCTCTGATGGACCGCCCGCAAATTGTGGCTGCCAATAAGATGGATATGCCTGAAGCCGAAGAGAATCTGGCCGTCTTCACCGAGAAGGTAAAGGCGATCCGCCCGGACATTGAAGTTATGCCCATTTCTTCACTGACCCGTCAAGGGATCCAGGAGCTTCTGTATCGGACGATGGATATCCTTGAGAGCATGCCGGAAGAGCCGACGGTGGAAGAGGTGACCGAGGTTGCCGAGCGGAAGGTCTACAAGTTCAAAGCCCAGAATGACAACACGTTCACGATTACCCGCGACAATGAAATGTACGTCGTGCACAGCGAGCGAATCGAGCGGATGCTGAAGCGTATGCAGATGAATTCGCATGATGCAATTCTGAAGCTTGCCCGGACCATGCGCCATATGGGCGTGGACGAGGAGCTTCGCAAGCGCGGTGCAACGGATGGAACGATTGTACGCATCGGGGATTTTGAATTCGAGTTTGTAGAAGGAAGCAGCTATTATTAA
- the rpmA gene encoding 50S ribosomal protein L27, whose product MLKLDLQLFASKKGVGSTKNGRDSEAKRLGVKRADGQVVTGGSILVRQRGTKIHPGTNVGIGKDDTLFAKVDGVVKFERWGRDRKKVSVYPVEVAPVAAAVEA is encoded by the coding sequence ATGTTGAAATTGGATCTTCAGTTATTCGCATCGAAAAAAGGTGTAGGTTCCACGAAGAACGGCCGTGACAGTGAAGCGAAGCGCCTTGGCGTGAAGCGTGCGGACGGTCAAGTTGTGACCGGCGGCAGCATCTTGGTTCGTCAACGCGGTACGAAAATTCACCCAGGCACGAACGTGGGAATCGGTAAAGACGATACTTTGTTTGCGAAAGTGGACGGCGTTGTGAAATTCGAACGTTGGGGCCGTGATCGTAAGAAAGTGAGCGTCTACCCGGTTGAAGTCGCTCCTGTAGCGGCTGCAGTGGAAGCTTAA